A window of Actinomadura viridis genomic DNA:
CTGCTCCCCCTCGACCCCTCGCGCGAGGATGCCCCGCGATAAACGTGATGTGGGTCATATCGGGGATCGCCGGTGGAGGTCCGCACGTCGGTATAGGTCATCGACCCGACACACAGCGATGGGATGGGCATGCTCGTCTACCAGAACTGGGACGCGATCGACGAAGCCCTGAAGGGGCGCTACGGGGACGCCGAACGGCTGGAATGGACACCGTCGGTCCCGTACCGCCCCGCCGGCCCGGTGCCGATGGGGCACTTCGTCAGCAACCTCATCGCCGTCTACCCCCGGACCGAGCCCGTTCCGCACTGGCACCTCATCGGGTACGCGATGACCGCCCCGTACGAGGAGCGCGGGTACGAGTTCACCCTCCGGGTGCGCCGCGGCCCCGGGGACGGTGCCGCCGCGCCCAACTGGGCGATGCAGCTCATGGAGTCGCTGGCCTCCTACGTCTCCAAGAGCGGCAACGACTTCGCCGCCGGCCACTACATCGAGTGGCCGGACCCCTTCGACCCGGACCGCCCCGGTTCGCCGATCCGGGCCGGCGGGTTCGTGCTCGACCCCGAGCTGGGCGTGCTGGACACCGCGATCGGCCAGATCGCCTTCCTCCAGTTCGTCGGCATCACCACCGACGAGCTGCACGCCTCCCAGGCATGGAACGTCCGGGGGCTGCTCGGCGCGCTGGAGCCGCACCTCCCGCTGCTGGTCACCGACCTGGACCGGGCCTCGCTGGCCGGCGACCCCGAGGTGGTCCGGGCGGTGGAGGAGGGCTCCCTCCGGGACGGATCCGGCACCGGGTACCTCTTCCTGCACCGGCTCGGCGCCGAGACCGGCGACGGCGTGAGGGTGACGATGGGCGCCGAGCACGTCCCGCAGTTCACCCGGGTGCTGCCCGGCCGCGTCCCGCACGGCAACCCGCTGATCCTGCGCTCCGGCGACCGCCCGCCGGTCGTCTTCCTGCCCGGCCCGGAGTTCTCCCACCGCGAGACCGGCGAGGCGCTGGAGATCTACATCCCCGGGACGGCCGCCGCCGAACTCGCCGGCGCCGTCACCACCGCGCCCGGCGACTACCGCGTCCCCTCGCTCCCCGCCCTGACCATCACCATCGAACCGTGACCCGGCCCCGGCGGCCGGTCGATCGGCCGGTCGATCGGCGGGTGGATCGGCCGGCCGCCGGGTGAGGTCAGGCGGGCCGGGCGCCCTCGGCCACGTCGAGGAGGACGAGTGCGGCCCGGACGTCGACGATCGTCTCCGGGAGCGACAGGTCCAGGCCGGACACCGCCTCGATCCGGCGCAGCCGCTGGCTGACGGTGTTGGGGTGGACGTTGAGCCGCCGGGCCGTCTCGCGCCGGTCCAGCCGGGCGTCCAGGTGGACCCGCAGCGTGCGCAGCAGCTCCGTGCCGCGCGCGCGGTCGTGCCGGCGGACCCCGGCCAGGGTGCGGTCGGCGAACGCGACGAGCTGCGCGCTGTCCTCCAGCTGGAGGAGCAGGCCGCCGATGCCCAGGTCGTCCACGGTCACCGTGGTCCCCGAGCGGCCCGCGTGCCCGGCGACGGTGAGGGCGCCGAGCGCCGTCCGGTAGGACTGGGCGATGCCGTGGTGGGCCGGGGCGGACACCGCGACCAGCGCGTCCGCCACGCCGGGGACGGCCACCAGCGCCTTGCGCACCGTCTCGCCGGCCTCGCGGGCGCCGGCCGCCGACGGCCACAGCGCCACGAGCGCCTGCCGGTGCAGCGCGACCAGCGGCCGGGGGGTGTGGCCGGAGGCCAGGCGGGTGACGGCCAGGAGGGCCCGCTGCGCCACGGCGCCCGGACGGGCCGCCGGGTCCGGGTCGATCCGGCAGACGATCGCGAGGTGCGGAC
This region includes:
- a CDS encoding suppressor of fused domain protein, translated to MGMLVYQNWDAIDEALKGRYGDAERLEWTPSVPYRPAGPVPMGHFVSNLIAVYPRTEPVPHWHLIGYAMTAPYEERGYEFTLRVRRGPGDGAAAPNWAMQLMESLASYVSKSGNDFAAGHYIEWPDPFDPDRPGSPIRAGGFVLDPELGVLDTAIGQIAFLQFVGITTDELHASQAWNVRGLLGALEPHLPLLVTDLDRASLAGDPEVVRAVEEGSLRDGSGTGYLFLHRLGAETGDGVRVTMGAEHVPQFTRVLPGRVPHGNPLILRSGDRPPVVFLPGPEFSHRETGEALEIYIPGTAAAELAGAVTTAPGDYRVPSLPALTITIEP